A part of Candidatus Electrothrix aestuarii genomic DNA contains:
- a CDS encoding Spy/CpxP family protein refolding chaperone, with product MKTVYTLKKGRRVIALLLLLFFFFSIAGTAYAESEKQLSVLAIWQDKNIVASLELTPEQVKEIQEADEEARKKRTDLWAKLEAIDQKLYRILAADVINERAVKILTRTKAGVREKMILQMAEERLIVGRILQPEQKEKLEQVQKDLEG from the coding sequence ATGAAAACAGTATATACTCTCAAAAAAGGAAGAAGAGTCATTGCGTTATTGCTCTTGCTGTTTTTCTTTTTCAGCATTGCTGGAACAGCTTACGCCGAATCCGAGAAGCAGTTATCTGTCTTGGCTATTTGGCAGGATAAGAATATAGTTGCCAGCCTGGAATTGACACCTGAGCAGGTGAAAGAGATCCAGGAAGCCGATGAGGAGGCCCGGAAAAAAAGAACAGACTTATGGGCTAAACTGGAGGCAATTGACCAGAAACTGTACCGGATTTTGGCTGCTGATGTGATCAATGAGCGGGCTGTGAAGATCCTAACCAGGACAAAAGCCGGGGTCAGAGAGAAAATGATTTTGCAGATGGCTGAGGAACGCCTGATCGTGGGCAGAATTTTGCAGCCTGAGCAAAAGGAGAAATTGGAGCAGGTACAGAAGGACCTGGAAGGGTAG
- a CDS encoding response regulator transcription factor — protein MKILMIDDDRKLCRLVSDYLEPMGYEVEAAHNGTQGLEMIRAGEYHAAILDVMMPEMDGFEVLKQLRQESDIPVLMLSARGDETDRIVGLEMGADDYLPKTFSSRELLARLRAVTRRYQKVEELSKAAPEDSTDKDILCFADLRIEQGSRTVQLNEQLLNLTPVEYDLLVTLAHSAGRVLNRDQLLDAVAGRNYEVFDRSVDVHISSLRKKLGENPRTPRFIRTIRTAGYMFQLPDKKE, from the coding sequence ATGAAGATACTTATGATTGATGACGACCGGAAACTTTGCCGTTTAGTTAGCGATTATCTGGAGCCTATGGGCTATGAAGTGGAAGCAGCCCATAACGGCACCCAAGGCCTGGAGATGATCAGGGCTGGGGAATATCATGCTGCCATCCTGGATGTTATGATGCCGGAGATGGATGGTTTTGAGGTATTGAAGCAGCTACGACAGGAATCTGATATCCCGGTGCTGATGCTCAGTGCCCGGGGAGATGAAACAGACAGGATTGTGGGCCTAGAAATGGGCGCAGATGATTATCTGCCCAAGACCTTTTCCTCCCGGGAATTGCTTGCCCGCCTGCGGGCAGTGACCCGCCGCTACCAAAAGGTTGAAGAGCTTTCCAAGGCTGCGCCCGAGGACTCCACAGATAAGGACATCCTCTGTTTTGCCGACCTGCGCATTGAACAGGGCTCACGGACCGTGCAACTCAACGAGCAACTCCTCAACCTGACCCCGGTGGAATACGACCTCCTGGTCACGTTGGCCCATTCTGCGGGTCGGGTCCTGAATCGTGACCAGCTCCTTGATGCTGTTGCCGGACGAAACTATGAGGTTTTTGACCGCTCTGTGGATGTCCACATTTCCTCCTTGCGGAAAAAACTCGGGGAGAACCCGCGAACTCCCCGTTTTATACGTACAATCCGAAC